A genome region from Methanococcoides burtonii DSM 6242 includes the following:
- a CDS encoding NADH-quinone oxidoreductase subunit J: MIGIIEGIIFFIVALVLISFAILSVVTKDIVRAALALIISMFTVAAVYIMLNAQFLGIVQILVYVGAIGVLILFAVMLTKKTMGRENNDQ, translated from the coding sequence ATGATAGGTATAATCGAAGGTATCATCTTCTTTATCGTTGCTCTTGTACTGATCTCATTTGCTATCCTTTCAGTAGTAACAAAGGATATAGTCCGTGCAGCACTTGCACTGATCATCTCTATGTTTACAGTTGCCGCTGTTTACATAATGCTGAATGCACAGTTTTTGGGTATTGTCCAGATCCTTGTGTATGTAGGAGCAATTGGAGTTCTGATACTGTTCGCAGTGATGCTGACTAAGAAAACAATGGGGCGTGAGAACAATGACCAATGA
- the fpoI gene encoding F420H2 dehydrogenase subunit FpoI, producing the protein MVLKNIVRAVKNIYKPPITRRYPEVPTELSDRFRGLQKLDKSKCIGCGICANTCPNSAIKIVRARVNKDSDKTRWFPAIDISHCMFCGLCIDQCPQDALSSTKVYTTGVIRLTHEELLYTPDMLAREIPVGENGE; encoded by the coding sequence ATGGTATTGAAAAATATTGTTCGAGCTGTTAAGAATATCTACAAGCCCCCTATTACCAGAAGGTATCCTGAGGTGCCCACCGAATTATCTGACAGGTTCAGGGGGCTTCAAAAACTTGATAAAAGTAAATGTATAGGCTGTGGTATTTGCGCAAACACCTGCCCCAACAGTGCGATCAAGATCGTAAGGGCAAGGGTAAACAAAGACAGTGACAAAACAAGATGGTTCCCTGCTATCGATATTAGCCACTGTATGTTCTGTGGTCTTTGTATCGATCAATGTCCACAGGATGCGCTTTCAAGCACAAAAGTCTACACAACCGGTGTGATAAGATTGACCCATGAAGAATTATTGTACACTCCGGACATGTTAGCACGTGAAATTCCGGTAGGGGAGAATGGTGAGTGA
- the fpoK gene encoding F420H2 dehydrogenase subunit FpoK: protein MIPLNWYLALSAIVFSIGLYGLMTHKNGIRMLMCVELMLNSANINLVAFSSYNNDMTGQVFALFSIALAAAEAAIGFAILMSIYRMRDMIDVDKLNILRW, encoded by the coding sequence ATGATCCCATTGAATTGGTATCTGGCTCTTTCAGCTATCGTGTTCTCCATAGGACTCTATGGCTTGATGACCCATAAGAACGGTATCAGGATGCTGATGTGCGTGGAACTTATGTTAAACTCCGCAAACATTAATCTTGTTGCCTTCTCAAGTTATAATAATGATATGACAGGACAGGTATTTGCTCTGTTCTCCATTGCACTCGCAGCAGCAGAAGCAGCTATTGGATTTGCAATACTCATGTCAATTTACAGGATGCGAGATATGATAGATGTTGATAAACTTAACATATTGAGGTGGTAA
- the fpoJ gene encoding F420H2 dehydrogenase subunit FpoJ produces the protein MTNDRPTILDSFIHQFHPKKQIIKLLNIEAPSLRGVLDTMFRLTIAALFLAVIFVSLYGTGWTTVDQLPQNIADQSNIKALGVLIFTDFVVPFEILSIVLLSSLIGAIYMAKGDDN, from the coding sequence ATGACCAATGATCGTCCAACAATTCTGGATTCATTCATTCACCAGTTCCATCCTAAGAAACAGATAATAAAGTTGCTGAACATAGAGGCACCTTCTTTGAGAGGTGTCCTTGATACGATGTTCAGGTTAACTATCGCGGCTCTGTTCCTTGCGGTGATCTTTGTATCACTATATGGTACCGGATGGACAACAGTGGACCAGCTTCCACAGAATATTGCTGATCAAAGTAACATCAAAGCTCTGGGTGTATTGATATTTACAGACTTTGTAGTTCCATTTGAGATACTTTCCATAGTATTGCTCTCTTCATTGATCGGTGCGATCTACATGGCAAAAGGAGATGATAACTGA